DNA from Flavobacterium aestivum:
GGTATTGCTCTCTGTAAGGATCAAAACTAACGCCTCCGTGAAAATACACTTCTAAGTTAGGCCATACTTCCAATAAGTTTGATTTCCCTGTTTCCTCGAGTACTTTGTTCATTAAAACCAACATCCACGAAGGTACACCTGCAAAACTGGTTACATTCTCGTTTATGGTTTCTTTAATAATAGCATTCATCTTAGTTTCCCATTCGCTCATCAAAGAAACTTTGCTGCTGGGTGTACTGCTAAATTCGGCCCAAATAGGCATGTTTTCTATCAGAATAGCCGATAAATCACCAAAAAAAGTATTGTTGTTTTCATAGATTTGAGAACTGCCTCCCAAACGTAAGCTTTTGCCTAAGAACATTTCAGAATCCTCATTGTTGTTCAAATACAAACACAATAAATCCTTACTTCCTTTGTAATGGCAATCTTCAAGAGCTTCATTACTTACAGGGATAAATTTACTTTTGGCGTTGGTGGTACCACTGGACTTGGCAAACCATTTTATGGGAGTTTCCCAAAGGACATTTTGTTCACCTTTTCGGGTGCGTTCTATATAAGGTTCTAAATCTTCATAAGTCGAAATCGGAACTCTTTCAGTAAACGTTTGATATGATTTTATAGATTCATAATCGTATTGTTTACCAAAAACTGTTTCTTCGGATAATCGAATTAAATTCATCAATAATTCTTCCTGAACTTCATTCGGGTATTTCAAAAAAAGTTCAATTTGGTGAATTCTTTGTTTTAAAAACCAAGAAGCGATAGAATTGATAATTGATAAAGGCATGAAGGTTTATTATTTTAGATTTTAGATAGCAGATTTTAGATTTGAAAATAGATTCACAAATGCTAACTTTGCAATAATACCAAAAATAGTGTTTTTTTATAAAAAACAATTCTCTTTGTGGTAAAGATTCTATTTCAAAAATAGAAAACAAATAATAGGAAATCTAATGCACGATTAGAAATCTAAAATCGTTAATCAACAATCATAAATCAGCAATCTAAATGACTTACCAAGGAGTACTTTCTAAAATGCAAACCGAGTTTGGAGATCCAATTCAATATTATTTGGTTTTCGAAAACAGTTTTTTGAACATGAACCAATTATTGAACAAAGAGCTGGAAATTAATTTTGAGGGGTATCAGTGTTTGAATTGCGGTAAAAAGAAAAAAATATTTCGTCAAGGATTTTGTTACGAATGTTTCTATTCTAGCCCAGCTGTGGGAGATTGGATTATGAAACCTGAATTGAGTACCGCCCATCTTGATATAGAAGATCGAGATTTGGCATATGAGAAGCAAGTACAATTACAGCCCCATATTGTCTATTTGGCATTGTCCAGTGAAGTCAAAGTAGGGGTAACCCGAAAATCCCAAATGCCGACACGATGGATCGATCAAGGAGCAAGCCAGGCTATATCTATTGTTGAGGTGCCTAATCGTTATTTGGCCGGAATTACTGAGGTGGCGCTAAAGAGTCACTATACAGACAAAACCAATTGGCGTAAAATGCTTCAAAATGATATTGTTCATATGGACCTAATAGCCGAAAAACTAAAAGTAGAAAGTTTAATTCCAGCAGAAGTTCAGGAGTTTTATCATTTGGAAAAAAATGACTTGTACGAAATGCATTTTCCAGTATTGAATTATCCTAAAAAAGTAAGCAGTTTAAGTCTGGATAAAACAACTCATTATAAAGGGAAACTAACGGGAATAAAAGGGCAATACCTCATTTTTGAAGATGGAACTGTTTTCAATATCCGAAGTTTTGAAGGCTATGTAGTTCGATTGGAAGTTTAAAACAATAATTTAAAAAGCATTTACTTCATCAGTTTGTAAAAGCTCGTGTGGGCGTGCCACCATAAAGCTATAGGCCCACTTCTTTATGCTGTCGGGCTGTCCGCGCTACTTCGGTAGCTTGCTTCCATCCCTCACGTGGCATTGCGGTGTAAAAAGGTATTTTCTAATATCATGGGCAATATCAATTTCACAGATAAAATCTAATAAAATGAATAAGGTTCCCTTGTTATTAACCTAAGTTCGATTGTTAAATAGTTGATTTGGAAATAGTTTTGGATTCCTGCAAGGTTTCCAAAACCTTGTAGGGATTGTTGTTTGTGCATCCAAATACCTACAAGGTCAAAAAAAGACCTTGCAGGAAAATCTAGGAATCATAAAGTGCAAATATTCAATTGATTAAAAAATAATTAATAATCGAACTCAGGTTATTAATGATTCGGGACTAAATTAAGCCCATTATTCGGATTTGCCAAAATATTCCAAATGCAAAACCATCTTAAATTCAGTCCTAAACCCACTATCGCAAAGCGTATGTTAGTAGCCATTTATTTAATTATTTCTGCGTCTAAAATTTGACTTAGAAGTTTTGTTGAAGATTTAGTTTTCTTTTTAAAAGTTATATAGAAAATTACAAACGTAAAAGGAGCTATGAAAGCTAAAAATTTCCACGTAAAAAATTCATCAATCGGTTTTATAAACAAAAAAGCTATAAAAGCTAGATTTATAATTAAAAACAATGGAAGTTTCAAATAATTTGGTATTCCAAATTTTAAATTTATTAAGCAATAATTTTTCACATTTTTCAATTTTACCATTGATTTCAGGACGTAATTGATTTCTTGGGCCAAACTCAAAAGTTGGGTGTATTTGAAATTCAGAAGAAGTTATTTTCCCAAAACGATAGGGTAAGTGTACGCTCAACTACGTAATAAAATGCTGTTTCAGGATCACGCTCAGCTTCCATAAAATGGCAAAAAAGCAAAATGCCATCCTTACTCAAAGTTGTTAATAGCTTTATGGTGCTTTACATGGGAGGAGCGGCGGTTGGGTGCTGGGCTTTATTCTTTTATTATCTTTCTTACTTCAACTATCTTGTCAGTTATCAACTTAAAAAAATAAATGCCACTATTCAAGTTGCTAATATCAACTTGTGTTTTTTTATCTTTTATTTGTTGTTGCATTATTTCTTGTCCATTTATATTAAAAATCGTCAAAGTGATTTCTTTGTTCTGGTTGTTATTTTCTATTGTTATACTGTTTGGTGCAGGATTTGGAAAAATATTTATGTGGGATTCAGAATTTACTTCATTTATTCCAAGTGTTCCATTTGTTGTATTTACAGTAGCTTTGTCATATTTTATACATCCTTTGTAATCAGTGATTTCAACAATATATTCTCCCGCAAGTAGATTAATTGCTGTAATAGTTGTTTGAGAAAATGAATCATTCCAATTGAAAGAATATGGAGGATTACCACCTATTACATTTATCGTTGCAGAACCTTCACCAAAACGTGTATTGATATCATCTGGTGTTGTTTTTGTCTGTGTTACGATTTCTGCTGGCTCGGTAATATTTATTGATTCTTTAAAATCACAACCATGCGAATCAGTAACTGTAACATCATATGTTGCTGATTTTAGATTAAACAGGTCTTTTGATCTTTGTCCATTATTCCATGAGTAAATATAGGGTGGAGTTCCATTGGGATATAAAGATATACTTCCATTGTTTAAACCAAAACAAGTAACATTATTTTTATCTACATTTAAAGTAAGTGCGTCTTTATTGATATAAAAATCATGTTTTATTACGCACTCATTTGAATCTGTAACAGTAACAGAATAGGGACCTTGGCTTAGATTTGTTATAGAAGATGTGCTTGCGCCAGTATTCCATAAATATATAAAGGGAGCAGTTCCTTGAGTAATAGTAACAGCAGCTGATCCATCATTTGACGGGAAACATGTTTTATTTGATGATAGATAACTGGCAGTTAATTGAGATTTTTTGACACTAATAGTGTCATTAATTTTACAACCGTTATTATCTGTGACTGTATACATATATTCCCCAACTGACAGATTAGAAATTGACGAATTACTTGTTCCGTTATTCCAATTATAAGTATAGGGAGGATTTCCGTTTGGAATTACATTTATTGAACCATCATTTGCGGAGCTACAAGAAACATTTTTAATATTTGTTTTGGTTGTAAACCACATACATTGATAGCAATTATTAGATATTTGGGTAATAAAAGCACTATTGCCAAATATTATATCTTTTATGCCATCATTATTGACATCAGCTACTTTCAAGCTATTAAATGAACCCGCATAATTACCATATTTTTTTGTAACGATAAATTGATTAGAATCTGAATAAATGTAAACAGAACCGTTAGAAGTAAAAATATATTCAGGTTTGCTGTCATTATTTAAATCGGATAATATAATACCATCAATTTTATTATTACTTAATTTTAATGATAAAATATTTTGCATATCAACACCATTTAACACTTTAATGTAACCATCGTAAGTTCCGGCTACAATATCTTTTTTACCGTCATTATTTATATCGTATAAATCGATATTAGAATAGTTTGATTCAGTGCTTTTCCATTGTTGATGACTCATCCCTCCGTAAACAGAAATTCTGTCACTACAAATTATAATTTCTTTTTCACTATCATGATCAATATTATCAATTTTGATGTTTGATGAATATCCGTAACCCATAGATTCAGACGAATATTTTATAGCAAAATTTTCTGGATTAACTATGTAATAATTGGAAGAGGTACATACTACAATCTCTTTTTTCCCATCTCCATCAACATCATCTATGTTAAGAATCTTGAACTCAGCAAGATTTTCGGTACTATATAAATGGGAACTTTTTATTGTTTTAGTAATACCATCAATAATCCATATTTTTCCGGTATATGTTTGTCCGGCAGCCACTATTATTTCTTTGTTTCCATCATTGTCAATATCTTCAATTTTCACATCATATATTCCAGTCCATACTTGATTAAAAAACGTACCATTGCTTTGCCATTTAATTCTTTTTGTAACACCATCAAATATTGTAAGTATTCCGCTTTCATATCCGCTTTTGCTTTCATATGAAATTGTAACTATTTCTTTTATGCCATCTTTATCAATGTCATCGATAGCAATGGCATAAAAAGGGCCAACTATATCCATACTTTGCCATTCAATTGAAAGTGTTGCCATATCAGCAACATAAAAATAATCTGCACCAGTAGAGGTCCATCCGGCACCCCACATAACGTCCAACATTCCATCATTATTTACATCTGCTATATTGATTGCTGTTACACCATGTTCAGGATTTGTAATTTTCCATATTTCTGTGTTAGTGGTAGAATTGATACAATGAACTTCACCCCATTGACCATCACCATAAATAATCTCGTCAATTCCGTCATTATTAATGTCCTTAAGTAACAATGCCTGAATGTCAAGATCGGCATTCCATTCAAATTTTAAACGTTGTGTATTTACATCATAAACATCAATATAGTCCCATGATTTAGCCCTTATTATTTCTTGCATTCCATCTTTGTCAATGTCTGAAAGTTCAAGCATATAGCCGTAGTCAGAAGAAGCGTTATTGTCAAAAACCCATTTGACAGTAGTAGTAATCCCATTATTAACCAAAACTTTTCCAAGTGTAGTAATAATTTCTTTGTCGGAACTTCCGTCAACATTACCGATACTAAATTCATTTGCGCCATAGTTTAGTTCAGCTTCATTTGAATAATCTAATGCATTATAAATATAAATTT
Protein-coding regions in this window:
- a CDS encoding GH3 auxin-responsive promoter family protein gives rise to the protein MPLSIINSIASWFLKQRIHQIELFLKYPNEVQEELLMNLIRLSEETVFGKQYDYESIKSYQTFTERVPISTYEDLEPYIERTRKGEQNVLWETPIKWFAKSSGTTNAKSKFIPVSNEALEDCHYKGSKDLLCLYLNNNEDSEMFLGKSLRLGGSSQIYENNNTFFGDLSAILIENMPIWAEFSSTPSSKVSLMSEWETKMNAIIKETINENVTSFAGVPSWMLVLMNKVLEETGKSNLLEVWPNLEVYFHGGVSFDPYREQYQKILPKSQFKYYEIYNASEGFFAIQDLNNSSDLLLMLDYGIFYEFIPMDTFGTPDQKAIRLSDVQLFKNYAMVITTNGGLWRYLIGDTVRFTSLNPYRIRITGRTKHHINVFGEELMVENTDQAIAKACQITQSEVVDYTVAPVFMKDKEKGSHEWMIEFKKKPQDINAFQKVLDDTLQSLNSDYEAKRYNNMTLNPLVINVARERLFYDWLKESNKLGGQHKIPRLSNKRDYLEQLKKMQN
- a CDS encoding DUF2797 domain-containing protein, yielding MTYQGVLSKMQTEFGDPIQYYLVFENSFLNMNQLLNKELEINFEGYQCLNCGKKKKIFRQGFCYECFYSSPAVGDWIMKPELSTAHLDIEDRDLAYEKQVQLQPHIVYLALSSEVKVGVTRKSQMPTRWIDQGASQAISIVEVPNRYLAGITEVALKSHYTDKTNWRKMLQNDIVHMDLIAEKLKVESLIPAEVQEFYHLEKNDLYEMHFPVLNYPKKVSSLSLDKTTHYKGKLTGIKGQYLIFEDGTVFNIRSFEGYVVRLEV
- a CDS encoding FG-GAP-like repeat-containing protein encodes the protein MKKNIFIFCLIVFTINLQSQNQNNFDKNEKIVKRDSYNRIIEDHTSNRINYSKKETENLIANYDNSTFKKGILTNKSANNFGEAKKISNCNADWKYSIMGTSIGRNSMNSYDLDKDGKTEIICSAISNNASFWYILKFDPINNNYQQIWTSDMYDTHITRIKVYDINNDGNYEIIIGFENGTFQILNCIDRSIIKEISIPSSEKINDIEFDDADNDGLKEIAVSTNNKIYIYNALDYSNEAELNYGANEFSIGNVDGSSDKEIITTLGKVLVNNGITTTVKWVFDNNASSDYGYMLELSDIDKDGMQEIIRAKSWDYIDVYDVNTQRLKFEWNADLDIQALLLKDINNDGIDEIIYGDGQWGEVHCINSTTNTEIWKITNPEHGVTAINIADVNNDGMLDVMWGAGWTSTGADYFYVADMATLSIEWQSMDIVGPFYAIAIDDIDKDGIKEIVTISYESKSGYESGILTIFDGVTKRIKWQSNGTFFNQVWTGIYDVKIEDIDNDGNKEIIVAAGQTYTGKIWIIDGITKTIKSSHLYSTENLAEFKILNIDDVDGDGKKEIVVCTSSNYYIVNPENFAIKYSSESMGYGYSSNIKIDNIDHDSEKEIIICSDRISVYGGMSHQQWKSTESNYSNIDLYDINNDGKKDIVAGTYDGYIKVLNGVDMQNILSLKLSNNKIDGIILSDLNNDSKPEYIFTSNGSVYIYSDSNQFIVTKKYGNYAGSFNSLKVADVNNDGIKDIIFGNSAFITQISNNCYQCMWFTTKTNIKNVSCSSANDGSINVIPNGNPPYTYNWNNGTSNSSISNLSVGEYMYTVTDNNGCKINDTISVKKSQLTASYLSSNKTCFPSNDGSAAVTITQGTAPFIYLWNTGASTSSITNLSQGPYSVTVTDSNECVIKHDFYINKDALTLNVDKNNVTCFGLNNGSISLYPNGTPPYIYSWNNGQRSKDLFNLKSATYDVTVTDSHGCDFKESINITEPAEIVTQTKTTPDDINTRFGEGSATINVIGGNPPYSFNWNDSFSQTTITAINLLAGEYIVEITDYKGCIKYDKATVNTTNGTLGINEVNSESHINIFPNPAPNSITIENNNQNKEITLTIFNINGQEIMQQQIKDKKTQVDISNLNSGIYFFKLITDKIVEVRKIIKE